In the genome of Ctenopharyngodon idella isolate HZGC_01 chromosome 16, HZGC01, whole genome shotgun sequence, the window TGTAAAATGGTATTAGACTAAAAGAGCTTTCCCAAATCTGTAGTTTCTTGTAAGACTGCAATGTAGTGACCAGTCAagcggtctctctctctctctctctcccacacacacacacacacacacacatacacaatccATCTccctcagtctctctctcctGCAGTTTTTTCTTCCCTTTCGAATAGACCTCTGTCCCGGCTCCCATTGTGTTGTAACCATAGTAACCAACCTTGCAGAAGTGCGCGTGCGTTATCATGTCTGCCGTCTGACTGTAAGCACTCCATCTACTGTTTGAAGCACAAGAGGCTTAGAGTCTGGCTGCAGAGGTACTTTGCATTGATTTACTGTTGCAGGTGTGTAACAGGGAGCGGTGTTCATTTAGGCCTACTGGTTGGAGTTTGTTACAGTACATCATCACACCATTGCCATTCAGTAAACAACCTGTAAACCTGTGACAGAAAGGAACACATGTAGTccaaattaaaaaacataaatcgTTAATATTAGGCATGttcatacattttcataaatctGTAGCAACTGTTGGTTGCAATGTTGTAGTTTGATAGACTAAAATATGTTCATGttcaaaatatgatttaatacatCTATACCCTACAATTAGTCTATAATTTAGTAATTGGTCTATAAGTGTAATGtagtaaataatatatatatatagttatgtACTGTAAAATTAAGCATTATGCCTATCACATACCTAAGCCAGGAAATTCAGAAAAGCAAGTTCTGTGTGTGATACTGCTTTAGTGcaacagtttaataaacaaaaaaatattaacttatAGGCCCTATTTGCAACACAATATTGCCAGttaatttgtctatttttgctccACCAAAGCAGTTGCATAATCAACTGCAATGCCAAGCAACATACAGTAGTGGTCTCaatgtttcattcctgaatgaatcagtgataTGATCCAATCAGATCagttaatgattcaatgattcatttataaagacagtcacttttCGCCATTTACAGGTGTAGTTTACACAATTTTTCTCATTAGGAGAGATGCAGCAGCATGTGTGTATTATGGTTTCAGGATCAAGCAGAGCACGTATGTTGGGTTTTCGTGTTTtgtggggactttccatagacataatgatttttatactgtacaaactgtatattctatcctctAACCCACCCATCACAacaaactttctgcatttttttacatttaaaaaaacaacaactttgtaataagctgttttcctcatggggaacAGAAAAAATGGACATTTTATCCCCATAActtagggtttaccaggaccacacagacacagacacagacacactaGTTAAAGGTACACTGTGTAACTTTTTTGgacctctagtggttaaaaacaaaactgcatgcattttgcataagaacattgttttggttgtgctacGGCTGTGACTATGCGGATGAATATGACCCTTTAACAATAGAGAATGCTTtatacaatgaactctgtttgaGAGCATttatatggcaatttatctgttcaataaaataccttactcacctgttgagtaataaagaCGCCATCTCTGCatcacttttacagcatttccAATCCCTCAGTTCTTGCCATCTCtaaaaagccaagccaatgtttaTTCTAATTTTAGCTGTGTTGCATTCTGTTTTTGCCatcagactctcctctgttcagcctttttttaaaaacagatgaTTCCCTGGAGGTTCCAGATTTAGCGTGCTCCATTTCAAGTTTTCGCGCtagttgtgacaactaacccaTGCCACTGCCACAGCATACATGCGTAaaagtagccggagcaacttttctctgtTTACAGATATGCTGAGACATGCATGGGTGAGTGACAAATGTATGCAATTTCCTATGAAAACCATCccgacaggtctaaaatataaacacttataaaaggcttaccatagtggatcagggtaagacaaaaacacattttgaaagGATTGATGATATATCGactatttaaatttttgttaattttaagcaaaaaaagttacatagtgtacctttaaatgttCTCCTCAATTACTTTATGTCCTGGACAGTAGTGTTTCAGTAGtctttttatagtcatctttctTGTATCTGTCCCAGAGCTGATCATACTGACCTTCAGCAGCAGGTTCTCAAGAGCTTTCTGCAAAAGAGGTATCCAAAAATAGCTCACAAAAGTAGAAAATTGGGGAATGATAAGAAAAAGCAATAAACCTGCTTAAATAGATCTGgagaaatatttaaacattggCTTGAATCATCAGTAGGCTACATAATGCCTAAGATCTGTGTCATGAAAGCAAACTACATCAGCTCATCCTCACTGAAGGCATGACAAACATTTGATTTTCCCAGTGTATGTTTTTCCCAGTGTGTATTTTTACTACAGCATATCCTTTACAACCATAATGACAAGAcacacatattttatgtaaatgtatgtagaaatgtttaaatatgtatatgtacagttttttcatatatatatgaatatacactgcccggccaaaaaaaaaagaaaaaaagtcactgtttagattttaataggcaaatacttaagaatctatgaatggatcattattacagtgattattatgtttctagcatgttttatgcttggcaacaattcttttaaccctaattgatagagtgtgtagcttttcatttcttaaacaacaatgtaggaagacacatcatggccatattccaggatgacaatgtcaagattcaccagggttaaaactgtgaaagaatggttcagagaccatgaagaatcattttcacacaagaATTGGCACCTCCGAGTCCAGactttaatttcattgaaagtctttgggatgtgctggagtagactttacaaagtgctcacctcttgcattgtcaatacaagatcttgaccaaaaattgatgcacctcttgatggaaataacgtCACTTcaacatcattttttggtcaagatcatgtattgacaatgcaagaggtgagcactctgtaaagtctattccagcacatcccaaaaacttacactgaggttaaggtcagtgccaattcatgtgtgaaaatgattcttcatgctccctcccatatatatatatggtcacactttagattagggtccaattcccactattaactacgacttttgcctcaataaactcctattTACTGctaattaatagttagtaaggtagttgttaagtttaggtattgggtagaatTAAGGGATGTTAGAATacagtcatgcagaataagtcattaatatgtgctttataagtactaataaacagccaatatcctagtaatatgtatGCTAATAAGAAACTAGTCAATAgtaacctatatatatatatatatatatatatatatatatatatattatatatatatatacacatacatgcatacatacatacatacatacagcaTAGCCTTTACAACCATAACACGCATATTTTAGGTAAAAGTATCTATCACGTATCACAAATATATCATCATATAGTTTCCCCCCCTCATTTTTGGACCCTGTATATTCTTGTCAGATACATTCTCATGTAAACTCTAGTGCAAATACCATGTAGCTACAATTACCTGAGCTTGTTGCTAAGCAAACCAAATCAAGCAGAACCTTGACAGCCAATGAAAACTCCAATTGAAGTCAAATGGATATACTGATGGGTTAGGCTGAAAAGAACAGGTAGACATAGGATTAAGTTctggtttctattttaatacattttaaaatatcatttatttctgtgatggcaaagcagaattttcagcagccattactccagtcttcagtgtcacacagtccatcagaaatcattctaatatgctgatttgttgctcaggaaacatttattattattatcaatgctgaaaacagttgtgttgcttaatacttttgtggaaactgaaaagaacagcatgcttttaaaatagcaagcttttataacattatggcctggtttcacagacagggcttagattacgCCAGGATTATGCCTAAGTTCACTTAGgatttataaacgtgccttaaaaagttgctttcagttaaaacagctcaaacatgcattttagtctgggactaggcttaaaccttgtctgtgaaactgggggtataAATGGCTTTGTCACTATTGATCAATTTGCatctttgttgaataaaagtgcataattcaaaaacttttttgacacctaaaaaaataaaataaaagaacaacAGTGGGCTCACTAAATATTGCTGTCTATCGAGTCACTGATGCAACACAAGACGGCACAGTCAATGATGTAACAAGGTctttttattagttaataagtttaattagtCAGCATTGAACAGTTAAACCCACAGATACCCTAGTGTCAACACAAACATATACGGACTTTACAGTggatgtgtgcatgtgtgtgtgtgtgtgtatgtatgtatatgtgtagtGTATCATTAAATATTTGGATATTGAAATATTGGAAGCATgagaattcatttaaatacaaagatgtctgtgtgtatgtatatatatcacAAGGTTGAAGAGCTGTTTGAATTATGATGAATGCTGGTGTGTATGCTTTGGGAGTAGTAACATGGTATGAAGTACACAGGCCAGGCCAAATTCCACACAACAAAGATGCAGTCTAAAAACTTCAACCTGTGTTATGATACCTCATGCCAGCACATGTCCCTGTAAGGAGCTGACTACACATATTGAGACAGTTCAGATCTATCAAACATTTGACCCATCGGTTATAATTTTCTTCTCTATCCCTTCCTTCTCTCTTTTCACAGCATCAGCTAGACAACTCCCCCTGTAAAAAGAGGCACAGCATATTAAAAAATGAAGCCTGAATCTACAAAGTCGATCCAAATAGACAAGATTCATTCAGGCTTTGAAAGATTCATACCTCTCACCAGTCGTAGCGAGGACGGGAGTGAGGAGGATGGTGGCGTGGTGACTCGTGGCGGGGcgatggagaggaggaggagctTGGAGGCGCTGTCAGGGCCAGCTGCTGTCCAACCCCTGCACTCCGGTCACGCCCGTAATCTAAACTACGGGCATTAGAGGGGCGGTACCGCCCCAACTCTCTCCTCCACTCTTCATCAAAGGCAGCTGCCTCacctgaaagagaaagagtTTTACAATAGTGAATAGGACAAATTTTTCCACAAAGGTTCAAGATGAAATTTAAGCAGCTGCTGGCAGTTCATGGAGAAAAAGAGCAAAGAATAGAGAAAGAGGTATTCAACCCACTCTCTTCCAGGTTGAAGAAGTCCTGTCTTTCTTCACGGTCACCCGTGAGACGGTTCCTTGACCGTTCCATCACATGACCTCTCTCGCCAATGTGATGCCCTATAGACATTCGCTCCAGTCCGCTCTCACTGTCCCGCATCGTTTGACGCGTCTCTCTgatctaaacaaacaaaaacacacaaaaacgacTAGGGGTGATTCAACAGTCGTGCCACTTCTGTGTGTGGTACTTCAGTGCAAAAACATCTTATTCGCAAACCATCTGCAATCTAGTTTAACCAGGCTGTCACTGACTTATGGATGGAAATCATTAGAGTAATCAGAATAATTTCATTGCTCAATTACTTAATGGTTTCATTAACAATTCAAAGGAAGAAATACCTGGAAAGcaaatgtgcatttttgttgccaaaagcaaaaacaaaaaatatatgaacATTTTGCCATTATAAGAGTCAGAAGATTTAGgctttcatttgtgtgtgtcagTGCATGTAAAAAAGAACAGACTTATAAGAGTCATTTGCTCGAGAATCAGACTTCTCTGGTCATGCAGTATGTTTTTAATCAACTAAAAATAACCGCCTAAATAAAAGTCATTTGCTTTAGAACCGGACTTGATTGGTAGCTTTTTATGTAtgtaaagtataaaaaataacTGGCTCATGAGAGTCATTCGCTCGAGAATTGGATTTCAGTGCtcgtgctgttttttttttcattcactaAACCAACCCATAAGAGTCAGGCACTTCAGGATCGGACTTAAATGATTGCTTTGTATGTTTGtaattcagacacacacacacacacacaaaagctcataagagtcattcacTCGAGAATCGGActctctcccctgtcagtctcctacactgttggcgtagtgaatgcagtgcagcgcttccgtgtttacgtccgaacaccggctcagtattggccgacgctgtacacgtgagcagcacaacgcatgcgtgtgatgctgacgcaggagccggccaataatgagtctgcgttctgacgtagaacacggaaacgctgcactgcgttcactacgtcaacagtGTAGGAaactgacaggggagagaagaaattgttggataaagtcgttatttttgttttgtttagtattctcgtcacttcataacattaaggttgaaccaccgtagtcacatggactattttaacgacgtctttactacctttctggtcctcaaaaggtgcaatgatgttgctacCTATGTGTGGTTTAggaaccctcggatttcatcaaaaatatcttaatttgtgttccaaagatgaacgaaggtcttacgggtttggaacgacatgagggtgagtaattaatgacagaattttcatttttgggtgaactctttAAGTTGCTCAAGCAAgtggcaaaacatttaaacaaacttttcttgtgttaaaatcacaaatattttaaataaaacttacaATCGACAAAAACGGCCAATTCTCATGCCttttcttttgcatttaaatCTTCATACAAGAAATTTTGCGGGTCATAAAGAACTTTGTGCTTTTCCACCTCCATAAAGAGACGAGTGTCGTTGATTATGTCACCTTGTTTATCCAATCAGACACACAAATaattggatttggactgacagtgtgaatgtagTCAGACTGAAATGGATATCCAGAAATGCAATCTGAATAGGATTTCGTAGCTCGAAACAGATTTGTAAAAATGCATTTCTTGTAATTTTTTGCCGTTCACACTTCCTAAATCTGATgcacaaaaatcggatttggactgacattCTGAACAAGGCTTAAATGTGAGGTAAGGTGCAGTTTTCCTTGCTTTACCCTTGGCAAAAAGCCATGTGTTTGACTGTAAAACAGAGTAGTTTAATCATATGCATTTATGGTAAAATTACAAAGATTTCATGTCAAtccatgtttatttttatgggAACAATGCGCTGTCACTTTAATTCAGCACATGCAGCacagaaaaaataatctgtGCAGAAACGATCGCTCCTGGAACGCATTGCCGGAGCGCATCTGTGTGCAGTGTAAATGCTTGAACCTGTTAACATgggcacagaaaaaaaaatatgcaccGCAAACAGAGTATGTGTAAATGCATAATGCGTGGAACCCTTTCACAGTATTTTAATCGGCTGTTTTGCCTGGATCCGTGGAAGAATGCACATGCGAGTATCGTTAAAAGAaccaaatgacaaaaaaaatagaacCACTTCTAAATTAATTAGATTAGATTTCTAAATTTCACCTCTTTCACAAAAGTCAGCACTGTTAGCCTGGTGCAATTAACTCTGCATATATCCAGATACGTGCCAAGATATTCAAGATTGGGGTTTAAGAATCATTCATGGACAGGCCCCCCTCAATGTTTATAGCAtaatatactgtgtatatataaaaaatggtaacactctgccgtgtgtctgtgtgtctcttACACCCCCAGGAGCAGTGCGAAATTCACTGGTCTGCTGATAGACTTTGGGTGCTCCTGGATCTGTGGAGGAGTATGAGATGACTGTGGAGGAGGAGAAGGTCTGGCAGTTTGGAGAACCAGACATTCGTTCCTGAAGAAAAAGAGAAGTTATAAAAGTGTGATCTAAGATCAGTTGACCTCAATCATTTGTGCAATTGTATTCTCTCAAGTCAAAACATAAAGAATTCATGtaaatttcaattattttaatgtgaaatCAACAAAGTAGCTGCTTTAAAGTCACAGTCTGCACTTATTCCAGTTCAAAAGCTGCAAACGATAATACACCCCTGCAATCAACAAACGGAAGCCTTGTTCTTGTTATTGAAAACCACAGTGTTTCAATATTTCTGAATTGTGGCTGCCAGGCCACCATGAAACTCACCATGTTCTCCATCATCCCACTCATCATGCTGAACATATCCATGAAACCTCCACcctgaggaaaaacaaaacgcactcacataaaaatgatttttgataCTGCACCATTTCTGCCACTAATCAAGTTTGATAACTTCTTTGTACAGACAGACAAGATGTATTTGTTGCCATTAAAGCACAAGATGCATAAACTGTCACGGCAAAAGGGTGAACAAGGAACAGTGTCATACCATTCCCATCATGCCGAAGGGGGTCAAGGCTCCAGCTTGTGGCTATAAAGGGTGGAAGACAAAATATGgacactttaatttttttaaacaaacctaAAATCACCCATAATAACACCTAAAAGTACAACAGAGACAAACTGCAGAGATGCTGAATTTAGCATCAAACTGACAGTCCGCACATTAACAGTGTCTTTTTCACTTATAAATGTTCAAACAGGGCCTGTTTTTGTGGCTCTGATGGGTACCTGTATGCGTGTACGTGGATGCTGGATCTGAGGAGTGAGAGGAAACGGATCCATCCCAAATGACCCAAAGAGACTCCTCATCTGGTGCCTGTGTGCCGCGAACGGATCCCTGTCACAACATAACGTGCatatcatttataaatgtacataaaatgtatttgaaaccACAAATGGATTATTTTGTTATCCTCAAACACTCAAATATATGTTGTCATTTTAAAAGAACTAATACTCACATCATGTATGGGTTGTCATCCACATCATTCAAGTAGTGAAACATTTTGTTGGTCTTTCTTGGTTGGATGAACTTGCGCCAGTAAATAAACTTTGGTCTCTTGAATCAAAAGCCAACACAACAACAGCTCAGGGGCTCGTAATTGGTCAACCAATCATCAAGCTCCCTTTGCCAAATATGCAAAACACTCTCAATCGGAGAATTACACAATTTGGCCTGCACGCTATATTACCTAACCACAATGCAAACCATCAATTTACCGAGCGAGATGGATAAAACACCCTGGTATActaaagcagttctgcagaacATTTATACCAAGGCGAATACTATCGAATATTCCAGACAGGTGCTAATCCAAAACAGCCTGCAAGCTATTTCAGATTGTTAGCCTAGCATAATAACATGCGCGCTGAAATGAATTGTTTAAAACCACAACAAGATTCAGGGATGCAAGTCGAGGTAAATTTTGACAAGCTGAAGAGAAAAACAGCGGCACGCAGAGCAGACGGACCGACGGAAATAACCGCCGCAGATGAGCACAGGAAGACAGTATGACAAAGGAAACAAAACCTTGAAGATCTTGAGCAAATATCTTGCGTTTCTGAGAGATTCACGCGCTTTTCTCGGGGTGTATTACATCAGAACCGATGCCGTGACACGCGCTGTCACTAAAAAATAAACTCCATTGAGGAAGAGATGGCTTTGATAGGAAGATTACGTGCACTTAGTAAAGCAGGCACAAAAGCCAAACGTCAACAGAAAAGAGAGATGGGAgggggaggaagaggaggggaACAGCCCTGTGCACATTCCGGTGAATAAAGATAAAAGTTTAAGCTCTgctttcaaaattattttttgttattttatttttttccagatgCTTCTATATTTTGGTAACCCATGGGT includes:
- the mlf2 gene encoding myeloid leukemia factor 2, whose product is MFHYLNDVDDNPYMMDPFAAHRHQMRSLFGSFGMDPFPLTPQIQHPRTRIQPQAGALTPFGMMGMGGGFMDMFSMMSGMMENMERMSGSPNCQTFSSSTVISYSSTDPGAPKVYQQTSEFRTAPGGIRETRQTMRDSESGLERMSIGHHIGERGHVMERSRNRLTGDREERQDFFNLEESEAAAFDEEWRRELGRYRPSNARSLDYGRDRSAGVGQQLALTAPPSSSSSPSPRHESPRHHPPHSRPRYDW